A genome region from Chengkuizengella sp. SCS-71B includes the following:
- a CDS encoding NAD(P)-dependent oxidoreductase has product MGYSKSTNISLDDLDQNFQEVQLGLTNREALEEANRCLYCYDAPCITACPTSIDIPKFIKKIASENLRGSAKTIMDANPIGASCARVCPTSELCEGACVLNHSTKPIMIGLLQRFATDWAMKNEQILFETDKHKDKKIAIVGAGPAGLSAARELARMGYRVTMFEAEEHAGGLNKYGIVSFRLPQRISDWEVEQVKKLGVEIRTNTRVGKDIQVNELLESFDRILLSIGMSHVPELGIEGEGLNGVYDAIELVKGTKSGSVPKTMIGKKVVVIGAGNTAIDGATCSVRLGAENVKILYRRTMDEMTAYDFEYEFAKQDGVEFRWLTAPQRIIGDENGNVRGIECIKMELGEPEHDGRRKPKPIQDSTFILEVDAVIKAIGQLRYTELIDDFGLGHHDGVVKINTDSFLTSNPKVFACGDVIFAKGQGEAMVVTAAQQGKEVAYAIHQQFTRETVEVESNK; this is encoded by the coding sequence TTGGGTTATTCAAAATCTACGAATATATCTCTTGATGATTTAGATCAAAACTTTCAAGAAGTGCAATTAGGATTAACGAATCGAGAAGCTTTGGAAGAAGCAAATCGATGTCTATACTGTTATGATGCCCCTTGTATTACAGCCTGTCCTACAAGTATTGATATTCCTAAGTTTATTAAAAAAATTGCAAGTGAGAATCTGCGAGGATCTGCAAAAACAATTATGGATGCAAATCCAATTGGAGCTAGTTGTGCTAGAGTTTGTCCAACATCAGAGCTTTGTGAGGGAGCCTGTGTATTAAATCATTCAACAAAGCCAATTATGATTGGATTATTGCAGCGATTTGCAACCGATTGGGCTATGAAAAACGAACAAATATTGTTTGAGACAGACAAACATAAGGATAAAAAAATAGCAATAGTAGGGGCTGGTCCAGCAGGACTTTCAGCAGCACGAGAATTGGCACGAATGGGTTATAGAGTGACGATGTTTGAAGCGGAAGAGCATGCGGGAGGTCTGAATAAGTATGGTATTGTTTCTTTTCGACTACCACAGCGTATTTCCGACTGGGAAGTTGAACAAGTGAAAAAATTAGGTGTTGAAATTAGAACAAACACTAGAGTTGGCAAAGATATTCAAGTGAATGAATTATTAGAAAGCTTTGATCGAATTTTATTATCTATTGGAATGTCACATGTTCCTGAACTGGGAATTGAAGGAGAAGGCTTAAACGGAGTCTATGATGCAATTGAGTTGGTCAAAGGTACTAAATCAGGTTCAGTTCCTAAAACGATGATAGGTAAAAAAGTAGTTGTGATTGGTGCAGGGAATACGGCTATTGATGGAGCGACTTGTTCTGTTCGGCTTGGTGCAGAAAACGTAAAAATTTTATATAGAAGAACTATGGATGAAATGACGGCCTATGATTTTGAATATGAATTTGCTAAACAAGATGGGGTTGAATTCAGATGGTTAACAGCACCACAAAGGATTATTGGAGATGAGAATGGCAACGTCAGAGGCATTGAGTGTATAAAAATGGAACTAGGTGAACCAGAACATGATGGTAGAAGAAAACCAAAACCAATCCAAGATTCAACATTCATTTTAGAAGTAGATGCAGTCATTAAGGCCATTGGTCAATTAAGGTATACAGAATTAATAGATGATTTTGGGCTTGGTCATCATGATGGTGTTGTAAAAATAAATACAGATTCATTTCTTACTTCTAATCCTAAAGTATTTGCGTGTGGTGATGTTATTTTTGCAAAAGGTCAAGGCGAAGCGATGGTAGTGACAGCTGCTCAACAGGGTAAAGAAGTAGCATATGCCATTCATCAACAATTTACTAGAGAAACAGTAGAAGTAGAATCAAACAAATGA
- a CDS encoding sugar phosphate isomerase/epimerase — protein MLALVIVRVWLGETMNNFMIGQYGSFDYYKFNRDFKDVFFGIEACLFAQEKDTLNLIKESQEKGFQIGIHFPFRSENVKVRDALFLDQNKKTREDAYNWIENELEYLTSVNPAYVLFHYPKPVILDDRVDWSKWRFTNPSEFVYESNYSFEELKEYSEYLFEWLSQKSEQFNFTPVLEFDGINQYVYHNDFLVDLLEKYKNIKLCLDTGRLHLQDKLDPNFDATSTIKKYAKYAKLIHLWNVQVNEQVEHSHFPVLPELKPEDGWAPIEVYLRIIKQENKNVKILFEHRSDLISEEDLERCYSWVDDILNH, from the coding sequence TTGTTAGCTTTAGTTATTGTAAGGGTTTGGTTAGGAGAAACTATGAACAACTTTATGATAGGACAATATGGAAGTTTTGATTATTACAAATTTAATAGAGATTTTAAGGATGTATTTTTTGGAATAGAAGCTTGTTTATTTGCACAAGAAAAAGACACATTAAACTTAATAAAAGAATCACAAGAAAAAGGGTTTCAAATTGGGATTCATTTTCCATTTCGATCAGAAAATGTAAAAGTAAGAGATGCTCTTTTTTTAGATCAAAATAAAAAAACAAGAGAAGATGCCTACAATTGGATAGAAAATGAATTAGAGTATTTGACTTCGGTAAATCCTGCCTATGTTTTATTTCATTATCCTAAACCTGTCATTTTAGATGATAGAGTAGATTGGAGTAAGTGGCGTTTTACAAACCCAAGTGAGTTCGTTTATGAAAGTAATTATTCTTTTGAAGAGTTAAAAGAATATAGTGAATATTTATTTGAGTGGTTATCACAGAAGAGTGAGCAGTTTAATTTCACTCCTGTGTTGGAGTTCGACGGGATAAATCAATATGTGTATCATAATGATTTTTTAGTAGATTTATTAGAAAAATATAAAAATATTAAACTATGTTTGGATACGGGTAGATTACATTTACAGGATAAATTAGATCCAAATTTTGATGCTACATCTACTATCAAAAAATATGCTAAATATGCAAAATTGATTCATTTATGGAATGTACAAGTAAACGAACAGGTTGAACACTCACATTTTCCAGTATTGCCTGAACTAAAGCCTGAAGATGGTTGGGCACCCATAGAAGTTTATTTACGTATTATTAAACAAGAAAATAAAAATGTAAAAATTCTCTTTGAACATAGATCAGATTTAATTAGTGAAGAGGATCTAGAAAGATGTTATTCATGGGTAGATGATATTCTAAATCATTGA
- the preA gene encoding NAD-dependent dihydropyrimidine dehydrogenase subunit PreA: protein MADLKMNLAGIKSPNPFWLASAPPTNSGYQVQRAFEAGWGGAVWKTLGDPILNVSSRFAAVHFNSQRVAGFNNIELITDRPLEENLKEIYETKKLYPDHAIVVSIMVEPKQEKWHEIVKRVEDIGVDGLELNFGCPHGMAERGMGSASGQVPELLEKQTYWVKEVAQTPVIVKLTPNITDIKAIAEAAAQGGADAISLINTINSLIGVDLDTWNTIPHVGGKGAHGGYCGPAVKPIALNMVAECARDERVGIPISGIGGISNWKDATEFMLMGATGVQVCTAVMHHGFSIVEDMIDGLSNYLDRKGITSVTDIIGKSVPNYSDWGNLDLNYKVVARINKDVCINCNKCYIACEDTSHQCIEMLESSGGDKYLEVREEDCVGCNLCSIVCPEEGAISMVELENEHKSMTWNERQAVIGTLGK, encoded by the coding sequence GTGGCTGATTTAAAAATGAATTTAGCAGGTATTAAGTCACCGAATCCTTTTTGGTTGGCATCTGCTCCTCCTACAAACTCTGGTTATCAAGTACAGAGAGCATTTGAAGCAGGTTGGGGTGGTGCGGTGTGGAAAACGTTGGGTGATCCAATTCTTAATGTCTCTTCTAGGTTTGCGGCGGTTCATTTTAATAGTCAAAGAGTGGCAGGATTCAATAACATTGAACTAATCACAGATAGACCGTTAGAAGAAAATTTGAAAGAGATTTATGAAACAAAGAAACTTTATCCAGATCATGCTATTGTTGTGTCCATTATGGTGGAACCAAAACAGGAAAAGTGGCATGAAATTGTGAAACGAGTTGAAGACATAGGTGTGGACGGATTGGAGCTGAATTTTGGCTGTCCTCATGGTATGGCGGAACGTGGAATGGGATCGGCATCTGGTCAAGTTCCCGAGCTCCTGGAAAAACAAACATACTGGGTAAAGGAAGTTGCACAGACACCCGTGATTGTAAAACTAACACCAAACATTACAGATATTAAAGCAATTGCAGAGGCTGCTGCCCAAGGTGGGGCTGATGCAATAAGCTTAATCAATACTATTAACAGTCTAATTGGTGTTGATTTAGATACATGGAATACGATCCCACATGTAGGTGGAAAAGGTGCTCATGGAGGCTACTGTGGACCTGCAGTAAAACCTATTGCCTTAAATATGGTTGCTGAATGTGCTAGAGATGAAAGGGTAGGTATTCCGATTTCTGGTATAGGAGGAATTTCCAATTGGAAAGATGCGACTGAATTTATGTTAATGGGAGCCACTGGAGTACAAGTATGCACAGCAGTTATGCATCACGGTTTTAGCATTGTTGAAGACATGATTGATGGACTCTCAAACTATTTAGATCGTAAGGGAATTACTTCTGTAACTGATATCATAGGAAAATCAGTTCCTAATTACTCGGATTGGGGTAATCTTGATCTAAATTATAAAGTTGTAGCTAGAATTAACAAGGATGTATGTATCAATTGTAATAAATGCTATATTGCTTGTGAAGATACATCTCATCAATGTATTGAAATGTTAGAGAGTTCTGGAGGGGACAAATATTTGGAAGTGCGTGAAGAGGATTGTGTAGGTTGTAACCTTTGTTCGATAGTATGCCCTGAGGAAGGTGCAATCAGTATGGTAGAGCTTGAAAATGAACATAAATCGATGACTTGGAATGAACGTCAAGCAGTGATCGGGACATTAGGAAAGTAA
- a CDS encoding metallophosphoesterase family protein: MKRILAISDIHGCYDEFNKLLTLAKFEPQKDKLILLGDYCDRGEHSKEVIEMVMQLNKENSVICLKGNHDQMFLDWLLLDDPKKFAHYFRNGGEYTVYSYCGLEWFELGHTHEEAKQFILENYSEHIKFLSSLPLHYETESHIFVHAGISPESENHNWKDHPMETFIWIRDEFIKSPLKLDKTVVFGHTPLADIHECDEIWFGDGKIGIDGSCCYGSQLNCLEINDDGYKTYSVLKQTLNF; encoded by the coding sequence ATGAAAAGAATACTAGCCATAAGTGACATCCATGGATGTTATGATGAATTCAATAAACTACTAACTCTTGCGAAATTTGAGCCTCAAAAGGATAAATTAATTCTATTAGGTGATTATTGCGATCGAGGGGAACATTCAAAAGAAGTAATTGAAATGGTTATGCAGCTAAATAAAGAAAACAGTGTGATTTGTCTTAAAGGAAATCATGATCAAATGTTTTTAGATTGGTTATTGTTAGATGATCCAAAAAAATTCGCACATTATTTCCGCAATGGAGGCGAATATACTGTATACAGTTATTGTGGTTTAGAATGGTTCGAATTAGGTCACACACATGAAGAGGCAAAGCAATTTATACTAGAAAATTATTCTGAACATATAAAATTTCTATCCTCTTTACCTCTTCATTATGAAACAGAATCTCATATTTTTGTGCATGCAGGGATAAGTCCTGAAAGTGAGAATCATAACTGGAAAGATCATCCGATGGAAACTTTCATATGGATAAGAGATGAGTTTATTAAGAGTCCATTAAAACTAGATAAAACAGTCGTTTTTGGACATACTCCATTAGCAGACATCCATGAATGTGATGAAATCTGGTTTGGGGATGGTAAGATCGGGATTGATGGTAGCTGTTGTTATGGTTCACAACTGAATTGTTTGGAGATAAATGATGACGGCTATAAGACGTATTCCGTGTTGAAACAAACGTTAAATTTCTAA
- a CDS encoding efflux RND transporter permease subunit, whose product MMKRLFTFIFRATTTKPKTVLAVSLLVTILLGFATVGLKMEVSWVGLTPKDHPSVKQYDKIMEHFPSMNNIIVIVEAENPAKLDQAVETAKGRLLLLDEYVQSVSAQVDEDFLIKNGLMLLDENVIEMTGMALSDPNLDRYLSFMNRNLTVVSNQIKEGNVMTNQEEQEIASSLIGMDWFFHSVLVEENEQLDRGVSRLVFGDPYTRSIDGTQIVMMVQPTFDITDFEKVAPGVNTIEAELVQIEKEISGISYGLTGMHVVGKDELESTESDSILTTVIAMIGIFIVLYVAFRMISVPILAFIPLLIGVIWDFGIVSLVIGRLNIITVFTFVILIGLGIDFSLHLLSGFTEKRSKGAGKKESLEYTLLKVGPSILIGALSTAFAFFVMMTSSLDMLKELGFVMGSGILTTVLAVFFILPSILILGKQKNLSKVKGEYKSLGKTASFSHRYRYVVLCVVIVFIGIIGFKSTDNEFDLNMLNLEPKGLESVELMEKMSEDFGMSSEGLLVEQGSLEDIYKLSQQLKNEESVSDTMSIADILPDVEVQEQRMQTIEKIENVLSKQMPYRSVTKEEFLQGLEDIEDTIQTLYEHAETDRLKHASKLFFEDGGQPSNLNLFIDRINNMSTQQFEWMQLEFYTLLQSKSKQMLDPKILGLDDLPNDLKSQLVSKDGKHFLLTAYPNFDIWEELKNKKGENFIYMLQELDSGFTGTPIFMKTLYDSVKDEIVRTGILVLLVLFTILLLHFRSFKYALLAFLPLILALVLTSGMMGWLGLKWNILNVLALPLIIGIGVDDGVHLLHRYKSTNQSIIEVFSSVGRAILITTLTTMFAFGSLMLASYRGLSSLGTALFIGVGFAFLLSIIVLPIFLKDREMVYLKLDNDGENNSKTHNG is encoded by the coding sequence ATGATGAAGCGATTATTTACATTTATATTCCGTGCAACTACAACAAAACCAAAAACAGTATTAGCTGTTTCACTTTTGGTAACTATTTTATTGGGATTTGCGACCGTAGGTTTAAAAATGGAGGTTAGCTGGGTTGGATTAACACCAAAGGATCATCCATCTGTGAAGCAATATGACAAAATTATGGAGCATTTTCCATCGATGAACAATATCATCGTGATTGTAGAAGCGGAGAATCCCGCTAAACTTGATCAAGCAGTTGAAACTGCTAAGGGGAGGCTGCTCTTATTAGATGAATATGTGCAAAGTGTTTCTGCTCAGGTGGATGAGGATTTTCTCATTAAAAATGGTCTTATGTTATTAGATGAAAATGTGATTGAAATGACAGGAATGGCCTTAAGTGATCCTAATCTAGATCGTTATTTATCTTTTATGAATAGGAACTTAACAGTGGTTTCTAATCAGATAAAAGAGGGTAACGTCATGACAAACCAAGAAGAACAGGAGATCGCATCTTCTTTGATAGGTATGGACTGGTTTTTCCACTCTGTATTAGTAGAAGAGAATGAACAACTTGACAGGGGTGTGAGTAGACTTGTATTCGGGGACCCTTATACCAGGTCAATAGACGGTACCCAAATAGTGATGATGGTTCAGCCTACATTTGATATCACTGATTTTGAAAAAGTAGCTCCTGGAGTGAATACAATTGAAGCGGAACTTGTTCAAATAGAAAAAGAAATTTCTGGGATTAGCTATGGATTGACTGGAATGCATGTTGTTGGTAAAGATGAATTAGAAAGTACAGAATCTGATTCTATTCTAACAACGGTAATCGCTATGATAGGTATATTCATTGTATTGTATGTGGCATTTCGTATGATTTCTGTCCCTATTTTGGCTTTTATCCCTCTTCTTATTGGGGTGATATGGGATTTTGGAATCGTTTCTCTAGTCATTGGAAGATTAAATATAATTACAGTTTTTACTTTCGTAATTCTAATTGGACTTGGCATTGACTTCTCTCTACATCTACTAAGTGGATTTACGGAAAAACGGAGTAAAGGAGCTGGGAAGAAAGAGTCCTTAGAGTATACACTTCTAAAGGTGGGACCAAGTATATTGATAGGTGCTTTATCTACAGCCTTTGCATTTTTTGTCATGATGACCAGCTCGTTGGATATGTTAAAAGAGTTAGGTTTTGTAATGGGGTCTGGAATATTGACTACTGTTCTTGCTGTATTTTTCATCTTACCTTCAATTCTTATCTTAGGTAAACAAAAAAATCTATCCAAAGTAAAGGGCGAATATAAATCTCTTGGAAAAACAGCATCTTTTAGCCATCGCTATCGTTATGTAGTGTTATGTGTTGTAATCGTTTTTATAGGAATAATTGGTTTTAAATCCACAGACAATGAATTTGATCTAAACATGCTTAATTTGGAACCAAAAGGATTAGAATCTGTTGAATTAATGGAGAAAATGAGTGAGGATTTCGGAATGAGTTCTGAAGGACTTCTAGTTGAACAGGGAAGTCTAGAAGATATTTATAAGTTGTCCCAACAATTAAAAAATGAAGAATCTGTTTCAGACACAATGAGTATTGCTGATATATTACCTGATGTTGAAGTTCAAGAGCAGCGGATGCAAACGATTGAAAAAATAGAAAATGTACTTTCGAAACAAATGCCTTATCGATCAGTTACAAAAGAAGAATTTTTACAAGGATTAGAAGATATAGAGGATACAATCCAAACATTGTATGAGCATGCAGAGACAGATCGTTTAAAGCACGCAAGTAAACTGTTTTTCGAAGACGGTGGTCAGCCATCGAATTTAAATCTGTTTATAGATCGAATAAATAATATGTCTACACAACAGTTCGAATGGATGCAATTAGAATTTTATACACTACTTCAAAGTAAAAGTAAGCAAATGTTAGATCCTAAAATACTTGGTCTTGATGATTTACCAAATGATTTGAAATCACAATTAGTTAGTAAAGATGGAAAACACTTTTTACTGACTGCTTACCCTAACTTTGACATTTGGGAAGAGTTAAAAAATAAAAAAGGCGAAAACTTCATTTATATGTTACAAGAATTAGATTCTGGATTTACAGGCACACCGATTTTTATGAAGACATTGTATGATTCCGTTAAGGATGAAATTGTGAGAACGGGGATACTAGTTTTACTTGTTTTATTTACGATTTTGTTACTTCACTTCAGATCCTTTAAATATGCATTGTTGGCGTTTTTACCCTTAATCTTGGCACTTGTATTAACTTCAGGTATGATGGGGTGGCTAGGATTAAAATGGAATATCCTTAATGTTTTGGCTTTACCTCTTATTATTGGTATTGGTGTTGATGATGGAGTGCATTTGCTGCACCGTTATAAATCTACAAATCAATCTATAATTGAAGTTTTTTCTAGTGTGGGGAGAGCGATATTGATCACCACTTTGACAACAATGTTTGCGTTTGGATCTTTAATGCTTGCAAGCTATAGGGGCTTATCTTCTTTAGGAACTGCGTTATTTATCGGAGTTGGGTTTGCGTTTTTACTATCTATCATTGTCCTACCTATTTTCTTAAAAGATAGGGAGATGGTTTATTTGAAATTAGATAACGATGGTGAAAACAATTCTAAAACGCACAATGGTTAA
- a CDS encoding DUF4362 domain-containing protein — MTNIDIFMRFIENLGQGIKDEIKIVRYTEEGDPILRDIEFDGENIITTIDTTRDRFGKGQVSTFICKTIKVEEIEELNQYKHYLLNDCNQEYIDTSILVIQK; from the coding sequence ATAACTAATATTGATATATTTATGCGATTTATTGAAAATCTTGGCCAAGGAATTAAGGATGAAATTAAAATAGTAAGATATACTGAAGAAGGAGATCCAATCTTGCGAGACATTGAGTTCGATGGGGAAAATATTATTACAACAATTGATACTACAAGAGACCGTTTTGGCAAAGGACAGGTAAGTACTTTTATATGTAAAACAATCAAAGTAGAAGAAATAGAAGAGCTGAATCAGTATAAGCATTACCTATTAAATGATTGTAATCAAGAGTATATTGATACTTCTATCTTGGTTATTCAGAAGTAA
- a CDS encoding class I SAM-dependent methyltransferase produces MQSFKNKQKNEQKISMKLNEEIWNKETYNAWVQRFGEPREAVKKIRKAPSKNLSVLYDKFGDVKGKKIMNLMGSNGSKAIALALLGADVTVVDFSEGNQRYAKELAHEAEVKLEYILSDVLSLSQEHLTADYDIVFAEMGILHYFIDLNPFFAIAYKLLGNQGRFIIRDFHPVTTKLITSRGSTSKIRKHKVTGDYFNTSIEEKEVSFIKFLDQEKEPRKVLHRNWNLGEIVTAIAKAGLVIQSLDEEPNLSSEVFDKGIPKTFTLVAEKT; encoded by the coding sequence ATGCAAAGTTTTAAGAACAAACAAAAAAATGAACAAAAAATTTCAATGAAATTGAATGAAGAAATTTGGAATAAGGAAACTTACAACGCTTGGGTACAGCGATTTGGAGAACCTAGAGAAGCAGTTAAGAAGATCAGAAAAGCTCCATCAAAGAACCTCTCCGTTCTTTACGATAAATTTGGTGATGTAAAAGGGAAAAAGATCATGAATCTGATGGGCTCCAATGGAAGTAAAGCAATAGCGTTAGCATTATTAGGGGCAGATGTGACGGTAGTTGATTTTTCTGAAGGGAATCAACGTTATGCTAAGGAATTAGCACACGAAGCAGAAGTAAAACTAGAATATATTTTGAGTGATGTCCTTTCCTTATCTCAAGAGCATCTAACTGCTGATTATGACATCGTTTTTGCAGAAATGGGGATCTTACATTATTTTATTGATTTAAATCCTTTTTTTGCTATCGCCTACAAGCTACTAGGGAATCAAGGACGATTTATCATTAGAGATTTTCATCCAGTTACAACGAAACTAATCACTTCTAGAGGTTCTACATCCAAAATCCGTAAACATAAAGTTACGGGAGATTACTTTAATACTTCAATAGAGGAAAAAGAAGTATCCTTTATCAAATTTCTAGATCAAGAAAAAGAACCTAGGAAAGTATTACATCGTAATTGGAATCTTGGAGAAATTGTTACTGCAATTGCCAAAGCAGGATTAGTCATTCAAAGCTTAGACGAAGAACCAAACCTATCTAGTGAGGTTTTTGACAAAGGAATTCCCAAAACTTTTACTTTAGTTGCAGAAAAAACGTAA
- a CDS encoding serine hydrolase domain-containing protein: protein MINKIKKYITNLSEKQQFNGAFLISKDGEVIESGGVGMANFEDNIPNQSNTQFYVGSITKTFTAIAIMQLYEKDLLDLHETCERFFPEYEESNKISIHHLLAHGSGVPNFFDTEHFLDCFTEKMSVEQTFDIFKNKPLNFNPGLQSEYSNSNYILLGLIIEKISGQSYEEYINDHILKPLNLKLTGFPDNLTKGNNLAEGYEWVDSDLKRIPTIYSSNLYAAGEMFSNVHDLALLDKALYTDTLLKRISIDKMYQSYFEPFGYGCTTGDNLNKKYVLFSGGTIGYTSLVLRYIEDKVTIIVINNISHNLNAVAEELSSIVFSE from the coding sequence TTGATAAATAAAATAAAAAAATATATTACTAATTTATCTGAAAAGCAACAATTCAATGGAGCATTCTTAATTTCAAAGGATGGGGAAGTTATCGAAAGTGGGGGAGTTGGCATGGCTAACTTCGAAGACAACATACCGAATCAGAGTAATACTCAGTTCTATGTAGGGTCCATCACAAAAACTTTTACTGCGATTGCTATTATGCAGCTTTATGAAAAAGATTTACTAGATTTACACGAAACCTGTGAACGCTTTTTTCCTGAATATGAAGAAAGTAATAAAATCTCCATTCACCATCTACTAGCTCATGGCTCTGGAGTTCCTAACTTTTTTGATACGGAACATTTTTTAGATTGTTTTACAGAAAAAATGAGCGTTGAGCAGACTTTTGATATTTTCAAAAATAAACCACTAAATTTTAATCCAGGTCTACAAAGTGAATATTCAAATTCAAACTATATTTTATTAGGTCTAATTATAGAAAAAATTTCAGGACAATCCTATGAAGAATATATTAACGATCATATTTTGAAACCTCTAAATTTGAAACTAACAGGATTTCCAGATAATCTAACTAAAGGAAACAACTTAGCTGAGGGTTATGAATGGGTTGATTCTGACTTAAAAAGAATACCAACAATTTATTCTTCTAATTTGTATGCAGCCGGAGAAATGTTTTCAAATGTTCATGATTTAGCTTTACTTGATAAAGCATTATATACCGATACGTTACTTAAAAGAATCTCAATTGATAAAATGTACCAATCCTATTTTGAACCATTTGGCTATGGTTGTACGACTGGAGACAATCTAAATAAAAAATACGTCCTATTTTCTGGCGGTACTATTGGATATACATCTCTTGTTCTTCGATATATTGAAGATAAGGTAACAATTATTGTTATTAATAATATCAGTCATAATTTGAATGCTGTTGCAGAAGAATTATCTAGCATTGTTTTTAGTGAATGA
- a CDS encoding nitrilase-related carbon-nitrogen hydrolase, producing MSDKVQIGLIQSKHEIHGNEKIELHKEKSIEKHLKLVREAKEKGAQIICLQEIFYGPYFCAEQNSKWYDSAEEIPNGPTTRLFQELAQELEVVIVLPIYEREGIATYYNTAAVIDADGSYLGKYRKQHIPHVGVGNEGCGFWEKFYFKPGNLGYPVFDTAFAKIGVYICYDRHFPEGARLLGLNGAEIIFNPSATVAGLSEYLWKLEQPAHAVANGYYVGAINRVGYEAPWNMGEFYGQSYLANPRGEFVAIGTRDSDEIIIGEMDKKMIREVRDTWQFYRDRRPETYGEMASLLP from the coding sequence ATGAGTGATAAGGTTCAGATCGGTTTAATTCAATCTAAACATGAAATTCATGGAAATGAAAAGATTGAATTACATAAGGAAAAGTCAATCGAAAAACATCTCAAATTAGTCAGAGAAGCCAAAGAAAAAGGAGCACAAATCATTTGCTTACAAGAAATTTTTTATGGGCCCTATTTCTGTGCTGAGCAAAACTCGAAATGGTATGATTCTGCTGAAGAAATTCCAAATGGTCCAACTACTAGATTATTTCAAGAGTTAGCCCAAGAATTAGAAGTTGTCATTGTGTTACCTATTTATGAAAGAGAAGGTATTGCAACTTATTACAACACTGCAGCAGTCATTGATGCAGATGGATCTTATTTAGGTAAATATCGTAAGCAGCATATTCCTCATGTTGGTGTTGGAAATGAAGGTTGCGGTTTCTGGGAGAAATTTTATTTTAAACCAGGGAATTTAGGTTATCCGGTATTTGACACGGCTTTTGCAAAAATTGGGGTTTACATTTGTTATGATCGACATTTTCCAGAAGGTGCTAGATTGTTAGGGTTAAATGGAGCTGAAATTATATTTAATCCATCAGCAACAGTTGCTGGATTGTCAGAATATCTTTGGAAACTTGAGCAGCCAGCACATGCTGTTGCAAACGGATATTATGTTGGAGCGATAAATCGTGTTGGATATGAAGCTCCTTGGAATATGGGGGAATTTTATGGTCAATCTTATTTAGCCAATCCTAGGGGAGAATTTGTGGCAATTGGGACGCGAGATTCTGATGAGATCATTATAGGTGAAATGGATAAAAAGATGATTCGAGAAGTTAGAGATACGTGGCAGTTTTATAGAGATCGTAGACCTGAAACTTATGGAGAAATGGCATCTTTATTACCTTAA
- a CDS encoding TetR/AcrR family transcriptional regulator, which translates to MEKFNINNQSILINECLIIEKGVFTISGIRENKKQRTREKIIQVSKELFLTEGYDGTTTKKIAQKAEIGEGTIFNYFDSKLEILYASMMDEFNLIESGEKDIVVNLNLTVEESILAFIDQYSDGFHLFDKSFMREIIVGSLNQYKTNPGFLNMIVKNDYQAIAQIENLLLQYKQAGVLPADYDTKEGAETATSAIVFEYLSFFYNDDKTFDQCYEGLKKKLHILFHWSVKSKN; encoded by the coding sequence ATGGAAAAGTTTAATATAAATAACCAGAGTATACTCATTAATGAGTGCCTCATAATTGAGAAAGGAGTTTTTACTATATCTGGGATTCGAGAAAATAAGAAACAACGAACTAGAGAAAAAATCATTCAAGTATCCAAAGAGTTATTTTTAACAGAAGGTTATGATGGGACAACAACAAAGAAGATTGCTCAAAAAGCTGAAATTGGAGAAGGTACCATTTTCAATTATTTTGATTCCAAGCTGGAAATTTTATATGCGTCCATGATGGATGAATTTAATCTAATTGAGAGTGGAGAGAAGGATATTGTTGTAAATCTGAATCTAACCGTCGAAGAATCGATATTAGCATTTATTGATCAATATTCTGATGGTTTCCATTTATTTGATAAATCTTTTATGCGAGAAATTATCGTGGGTTCACTCAATCAATATAAAACAAATCCCGGTTTTCTAAACATGATTGTTAAAAATGATTATCAAGCGATTGCTCAAATAGAGAATCTGTTGCTCCAATACAAGCAAGCGGGGGTATTACCAGCGGATTATGATACTAAAGAAGGTGCAGAAACTGCAACAAGTGCAATTGTATTTGAGTATTTAAGTTTCTTTTATAATGACGATAAAACGTTTGATCAATGTTATGAAGGACTGAAAAAGAAACTACACATTCTTTTTCATTGGTCGGTAAAGAGTAAGAATTAA